One Mytilus trossulus isolate FHL-02 chromosome 5, PNRI_Mtr1.1.1.hap1, whole genome shotgun sequence DNA segment encodes these proteins:
- the LOC134719220 gene encoding uncharacterized protein LOC134719220 — protein MSAQLRQSARKRKNLPIVAAASAREKANQRVPDTMSVTAPQLPTVDTGTPFIPITSSTGTYPMLFSQTGAGIYTNTSTGPVDLKSTANTLLYSRVPLPDQRVCNTVNSQDPPEHSLGLSDWTVPWFKIRLQKNYSNIITSVKHDTIVDHLISCDVLTFGDCQKINACPSQEQKNRQLMDTLLHGNENGFTEFLNALRNDSAYTDLANRIASTEVTSTDRSNIQSCYNINKKEIWAECTRDNNPAAQKN, from the exons ATGTCAGCACAGCTCAGGCAGTCAGCCAGGAAAAGGAAAAATTTGCCAATAGTGGCTGCTGCATCAGCAAGGGAAAAGGCTAACCAGAGAGTACCTGACACTATGTCAGTAACTGCACCACAGTTGCCTACAGTTGATACTGGTACACCATTCATACCCATTACAAGTTCTACTGGTACATACCCAATGTTGTTTTCACAGACAGGGGCAGGCATATATACCAATACAAGCACAGGGCCAGTCGATTTGAAGAGCACCGCTAATACCCTTTTATACTCAAGAGTACCACTACCAGACCAAAGAGTGTGCAACACTGTAAATAGTCAAGATCCTCCAGAACATTCCTTAG GATTATCAGATTGGACGGTTCCATGGTTTAAAATTCGTCTgcagaaaaattattcaaatatcattACCAGTGTAAAGCATGATACAATAGTAGATCATTTGATATCATGTGATGTATTGACATTTGGTGATTGTCAAAAGATAAATGCGTGTCCATCACAAGAACAAAAGAATAGACAGTTAATGGACACACTTTTGCATGGAAATGAAAATGGATTTACCGAATTTCTCAACGCTCTACGAAATGACTCAGCATATACAGATCTAGCAAATAGAATAGCATCCACAGAAGTTACAAGCACAGATAGATCAAATATTCAGAGTtgctacaatataaataaaaaggaaatatgGGCTGAATGtacaagagacaacaaccctgcTGCCCAAAAAAACTAA